CGCGCACGCCGCGTCGAAAGCGTACGTGCTCTCGTTCACACAGGCGCTCTGGGCGGAAATGCAGCACGCGAACGTTCGCGTGGTCGCGGTCAGTCCCGGCCCGACTCAGACTCCGATGAACCCATCGGTCGGCGGGGGAAGCGACAGCCGGCTGATGTCGCCGAGACTGTTCTCGCGGCGATCGACGGGTCTGGCCCGACGGTCGTCGACGGTCTGCGGAACAGGATGACAGCAGCTGTGATCCGTCTCCTCCCGGCACACAACCGCGTTCGACCCAGTCGAGCTCACGCTTGCTCTCGACGTCATCTCTCCGGAACTCGTTGGGGCTATCGCACGGTTCGCGGTGAAGCGCAGATACTTAGATCGCTTCCCCACAGAGGGAGGCCACGAGGCGGTTGTGATGCACGCGGAGAAGATGAAGCTCGACGCCGAGATGAAGGAAGATCTCGCGCGCGCGATCACGACCGCCGTCAAGGCCGATACTCGACAAGACACGACGCGGGAGTACTACGGCCGCGTAGCTACCGACCCGGCGCTCACGCTCATCACTCTCTGTGACTTGGCGCACTTCATCATCGACGATCCAGATCGACTTCTCGACGGCACCTTCACGGTCCTGGGCAAAGTCATCGCGCCCGTCGAGATGGATGTGCCCACGTTCTCCCGGAACAAGATTCTTCGCAACCTGGCCCCAGGTGCGCTCGATGGCGGCATCCAAAAGCTAGCCGAGCTGATGGAGGAGGTCCCACAGGTAGGCGAGAAGCCCCTCTCGGAATACATCGACCTAAAGATGGCCTCACGCGTAGAGGGAGCTTCGATGCGAGTCATGCCCCTCGCCATCTACTCCTGAGCCCGGGACCCTCACCACCCGGAGCCCAGCTGGGCCTCAACGGTCGGCCACCCTGACCACCGCACCCGAGCCCACCGGGGCCGGCTGCGGGCGCATGAATCGCAGCAGGCGGCGCGCGCTGGCCACGACGGCTGCGCTGGCGCCGATCACCCTGGTCGTCGTGGCGTGCTCGGGTCAGGGCTCGGTCGAAGCACCCGACGTTCGCACCGCCGCCACCGCGTTCGTCCGCACAGCCTCCGCCGACCCGGGTTCCGCCTGCGCGCTGCTGGCGCCGGTCACCGCCCGCGAGGTCGCCGACGACGCGCCGTGCGCCGCCGGGCTGGCCGACGCCGGGCTACCGCCAGCAGGTGAGATACGCAGCGTGCAGGTGACCGTACGGGTACGGGGTCGAGCGGGTGATCATCTCCTCGACCCGGGTCGATCGGGTGCTGGTCTCTAGAGTCCGGCCGGTCCTGCCCGTCCTGGAGCTCGCCGGGACGCGCCACGACACCGATCGGCTCGCCCAGGAGGCTCGGGCAGCGAGCCGACGATGGCGGGAGCAGATCGGTCGCGCCGCAGGAATCAACCACCAGTCCACCGAGTGCTGGAACCAATGAGTCGGGGCGGTCCGCGACTCGGCTCAGTGACCCCTTGGGCCGACGTTTTCGGACAGTCCGGGAGGTTGGCAGCTCGATGCCAACCCGTGCGGCGGTGGCTACTGCGCACGGTTTCTGTTGCTGACCTGCGTGAATCCTGCGGGTCAGGGCACTGACGGTGCTGGTGCGGTGTGCTGGGTGGTGCTGGTGCGCCAGATGGTGAGCAGCCCGGCGATGGTGACCGCGGCCAGGACGAGGAGGACTGCGCCGTGCAGGCCTTGGAACAGGGCTCCGGCGACGATGGGTCCGAGGATCCACCCGACGTCGGAGGCGAGCCCGAACCAGCCGAAGGCGGTCCCCTCGTTGCCTTCGGTGAGCTGGGTGACGGAGGTGCGTAGCGCGACGTACACGACGGGTTGGACTGCCATGACGATAAAGAAGGCGGCGACGAAGACGCCGGTCATGCCGGCGGCGGCACCGCCGAGCAGGGCCAGGGTCTGCACGATGAATGCTGCGGCAGCACTGTTGCGGGCGCCCCAGCGTT
The window above is part of the Calidifontibacter indicus genome. Proteins encoded here:
- a CDS encoding SDR family NAD(P)-dependent oxidoreductase gives rise to the protein AHAASKAYVLSFTQALWAEMQHANVRVVAVSPGPTQTPMNPSVGGGSDSRLMSPRLFSRRSTGLARRSSTVCGTG